From Geovibrio ferrireducens, one genomic window encodes:
- a CDS encoding RelA/SpoT family protein, giving the protein MTHKKIIRLMDIQDKMIKNGVTTGLEKVHKAYVYAAQKHRGQLRHSGEPYLSHPLNVAYILAEMNMDVDTVIGGLLHDTLEDTDATYEEVASLFGEDVAFIVNGVSKIGQIEFKSKEEKQAENFRKMLVSMSKDVRVILIKLADRLHNISTIDSLRQEKQERIAQETMDIYAPLAHRLGIAWIKWELEDRCFRILNPKMYYEIYEKVKYKRGEREQYLLEVMQKVMKELEVNGIRAEIQGRPKHFYSIYNKMVKKGASFEEIYDLLALRIMVDNVPQCYAVMGIIHNLWMPIQSRFKDYIAMQKSNLYQSLHTTVVGPKGMAVEFQIRTHEMHKVAEEGIAAHWKYKEGKVFDPQEDKTFRWLRGLLEQHDLKRPIDLVEALKEDILPTQIYVFTPKGDVVELPVGSTPIDFAYSIHTDIGNMCTGAKVDGRMVPLKYRLRNGDRVTVLTSPNHKPSRDWLGFVKTSRAKVRIRNFIRKEERDRALAQGIDFLDREFKQYFMDYREIFNKEANVRKIASQYKLKDLEDIYVAVGFGRVSPRQIVHNFTEIKDKKKDAVESMEAPAPKKSEEPFVIDGIDDVLVKVAKCCMPLPGDDIIGYISRGRGIVIHKKDCENILNGSINEERLTPVQWSDKKVFRMPVAIKTVVIDRPGVLFDIANIMKEMGINISNLSSGKAPDGLSKQDFTIEVQDKKELKTVINKLLNIDGVQEVRSN; this is encoded by the coding sequence ATGACACACAAGAAAATTATTCGCCTGATGGATATTCAGGACAAAATGATAAAAAACGGTGTCACAACCGGGCTTGAAAAAGTGCACAAGGCATATGTCTATGCCGCGCAGAAGCACAGGGGGCAGTTACGCCACAGCGGCGAACCCTACCTTTCCCACCCGCTGAACGTTGCCTACATCCTCGCAGAGATGAACATGGATGTGGACACGGTGATAGGCGGTCTTCTCCATGATACTCTTGAAGATACGGACGCAACCTATGAAGAGGTGGCCTCGCTGTTCGGGGAGGATGTGGCGTTTATCGTCAATGGTGTCTCCAAGATAGGGCAGATCGAGTTTAAATCCAAAGAGGAGAAGCAGGCGGAAAACTTCCGCAAGATGCTGGTCTCCATGTCAAAAGATGTCCGCGTAATACTCATCAAACTGGCCGACAGGCTTCACAATATAAGCACAATAGACTCCCTGAGACAGGAAAAACAGGAACGCATAGCTCAGGAAACCATGGATATTTATGCGCCCCTTGCCCACAGGCTGGGTATAGCCTGGATCAAGTGGGAGCTTGAGGACCGCTGCTTCCGCATCCTGAACCCCAAGATGTATTATGAGATCTACGAGAAGGTTAAGTACAAACGCGGTGAGCGTGAGCAGTACCTCCTTGAAGTAATGCAGAAAGTGATGAAGGAGCTTGAGGTAAACGGCATAAGAGCCGAGATTCAGGGTAGACCGAAGCATTTTTACAGCATTTACAATAAAATGGTGAAAAAGGGCGCAAGCTTTGAGGAGATATATGACCTTCTCGCCCTGCGCATTATGGTGGATAACGTTCCCCAGTGCTACGCTGTCATGGGCATAATCCATAATCTGTGGATGCCTATACAGTCAAGGTTTAAGGACTACATCGCAATGCAGAAGTCCAACCTTTACCAGTCGCTCCACACAACAGTTGTGGGGCCGAAGGGTATGGCAGTGGAGTTCCAGATCAGAACCCACGAAATGCACAAAGTGGCAGAGGAAGGGATCGCCGCCCACTGGAAATATAAAGAGGGCAAGGTCTTCGACCCGCAGGAGGATAAGACCTTCCGCTGGCTCAGGGGGCTTCTTGAGCAGCATGATCTCAAACGTCCCATTGACCTTGTGGAGGCGCTGAAGGAGGACATCCTTCCCACACAGATCTATGTTTTCACCCCGAAGGGGGATGTGGTGGAGCTTCCGGTCGGTTCAACGCCCATAGATTTTGCTTACTCCATCCACACTGACATAGGGAATATGTGCACCGGAGCGAAGGTTGACGGCCGCATGGTTCCGCTGAAATACCGCCTGCGCAACGGTGACAGGGTAACGGTTCTCACCTCGCCCAACCACAAACCCAGCCGTGACTGGCTCGGCTTTGTAAAAACAAGCAGGGCAAAGGTCAGAATACGCAACTTCATCAGGAAGGAAGAGCGTGACCGCGCACTGGCGCAGGGTATCGACTTTCTGGACAGGGAGTTCAAACAGTATTTTATGGACTACCGGGAGATCTTCAATAAGGAGGCCAATGTCCGGAAGATCGCTTCCCAGTATAAGCTTAAGGATCTTGAGGATATATATGTCGCCGTAGGGTTCGGCAGGGTATCGCCGAGACAGATAGTTCATAACTTTACAGAAATTAAGGATAAAAAGAAGGACGCTGTTGAAAGCATGGAGGCTCCGGCTCCGAAGAAGAGCGAGGAGCCCTTTGTAATTGACGGTATAGATGATGTGCTGGTGAAGGTCGCCAAATGCTGCATGCCGCTTCCCGGAGACGATATTATCGGTTATATCTCAAGGGGCAGGGGTATTGTCATCCATAAAAAGGACTGCGAAAACATCCTGAACGGCAGCATAAACGAGGAGAGACTCACTCCTGTTCAGTGGAGCGATAAAAAGGTGTTCAGAATGCCTGTTGCCATAAAAACAGTGGTTATCGACCGTCCCGGCGTTCTTTTTGATATTGCAAATATCATGAAGGAGATGGGCATAAATATCTCAAACCTTTCATCCGGCAAGGCGCCGGACGGACTGTCCAAGCAGGACTTTACCATCGAGGTTCAGGATAAAAAAGAGCTTAAGACTGTCATCAACAAGCTTCTCAATATAGACGGTGTTCAGGAAGTACGCAGCAACTGA
- a CDS encoding flagellar protein FlaG, which yields MIEFVKNVQTGTPDAGSGAKVQATQSVSQSIKLVNEKLFGNAAEKVDTEKEKKQVKQEEVESAVEKLNESLKSMDVKREFSVEKQLNAVIVKLIDREKGSVIKQIPSEEAVRLSRNIKEMVGLMLDEKF from the coding sequence ATGATTGAATTTGTAAAGAACGTTCAAACTGGTACACCCGATGCGGGCAGCGGAGCAAAAGTACAGGCTACTCAGAGTGTTTCGCAGTCAATAAAACTGGTTAATGAAAAACTCTTCGGCAACGCTGCCGAAAAGGTGGACACTGAGAAGGAAAAGAAACAGGTAAAACAAGAGGAAGTTGAGTCTGCTGTCGAAAAGCTTAACGAAAGTCTCAAAAGTATGGACGTTAAGCGTGAGTTCAGTGTTGAGAAACAGCTTAATGCTGTGATAGTGAAACTCATAGACAGAGAAAAGGGCAGTGTAATCAAGCAGATCCCGTCTGAGGAGGCCGTCAGGCTTTCCCGGAACATCAAAGAGATGGTGGGGCTTATGCTGGATGAAAAGTTCTGA
- a CDS encoding flagellin N-terminal helical domain-containing protein, producing MAMYINTNVPSLTAQRYLGQTNNAVAKSLERLSSGLRINSASDDASGLAISEKLRGQISGLKRASLNAQDGISLLQTAEGGLQNIQDMLQRMRELAVQAGNGVYTTNDRAEIQKEVDQLKEEINRIASSTEFNTKKLLNGDATALWSSDSSDLSVIVKSAVAEGNYNLNVTVDPGKNYVYKSDVMTLNEDAIGAEIVTAGGNVNNTNVGFVTDPNTLASTGTAYYTVTVGAGADTDSDVLTMSVYRQAGSNFGSAATWAPGGTVAESGYLLLEAQENFTVSAGTPANYAFKATFVDAKTGEKSTYSIQGGYDGADNLVFDLSGMTGSGFSGEVSIAIGTDANMQSGDKILLSTTEAVNTSTTSGGGTIAISGGTAGTTGPTLSYGNNELTKADNGDTTIDYNSVTVYHAALNVETGNLDVGNMTLNFRENTATSGATIGATKYGSFDLLVAGGGEAATSTTKLKDIARFTTDDGVNIFAAGPQELTIFGNGSSATIYLEGDDTVSEFEKKLTSAILELGMGATAGTSDESATVNNNLVNYVSTGDVTDNSNEALAGTFVIQTARLGDDSKLSFIGDQNLINALSLATIQKGENSETTIKVTDAHTGKFIGSDSVNDSTLRGVIQGVDVKIDSDVGVSISWNSTKKTMEFSATGESKDIKLHLVDNAMKMQIGANEGQTILANIPQVNTAALGIDDVLMVDQDLAQSSITKLDKALETVSGVRATIGAQINRLEYTMTGLDTTRENLTAAESRIRDLDIADEMAKFTKNQILMQSNIGMLAQANSLPQMALSLLG from the coding sequence ATGGCAATGTATATCAACACGAACGTCCCTTCTCTGACGGCTCAGAGATACCTGGGACAGACAAACAACGCGGTAGCTAAGTCACTTGAAAGACTCTCAAGCGGTCTTAGAATCAACTCGGCATCGGACGACGCATCCGGTCTTGCAATTTCCGAGAAATTAAGAGGCCAGATAAGCGGTCTCAAAAGAGCTTCACTCAACGCCCAGGACGGTATATCACTTCTTCAGACTGCTGAAGGCGGCCTGCAGAACATTCAGGACATGCTTCAGAGAATGAGAGAGCTTGCTGTTCAGGCGGGTAACGGTGTTTACACCACGAACGACAGGGCTGAGATCCAGAAAGAGGTTGACCAGCTCAAGGAAGAGATCAACAGAATAGCTTCCTCAACAGAGTTCAACACCAAGAAGCTTCTTAACGGAGATGCAACCGCTCTGTGGTCTTCCGACAGTTCAGACCTCAGCGTTATTGTTAAGAGTGCAGTGGCCGAAGGCAACTACAACCTTAACGTTACTGTAGACCCCGGTAAAAACTATGTCTACAAATCAGACGTTATGACCCTGAACGAAGATGCTATCGGAGCCGAAATTGTTACCGCAGGCGGAAACGTTAACAACACTAACGTTGGTTTCGTAACAGACCCCAACACACTTGCCTCCACAGGCACAGCTTACTACACCGTAACAGTAGGCGCAGGTGCGGACACAGATTCTGATGTTTTAACAATGAGTGTGTACAGACAGGCCGGTTCTAACTTTGGCTCCGCCGCGACATGGGCACCTGGCGGTACTGTGGCTGAGTCCGGTTACCTTCTGCTTGAAGCACAGGAAAATTTCACCGTGTCAGCAGGTACTCCAGCGAACTACGCTTTCAAAGCAACCTTTGTTGATGCGAAAACAGGCGAGAAGTCAACTTATTCAATTCAGGGTGGATATGACGGTGCAGACAACCTTGTTTTTGACCTCTCAGGCATGACCGGCTCAGGTTTCTCAGGCGAAGTTTCCATCGCTATCGGAACAGATGCCAACATGCAGTCCGGAGACAAAATACTCCTCAGCACAACAGAGGCAGTTAATACTTCAACTACTTCCGGCGGCGGTACAATTGCTATCTCCGGCGGGACAGCAGGCACAACCGGGCCCACTCTGTCTTACGGCAACAACGAACTGACCAAAGCCGACAACGGCGATACCACTATCGATTACAACAGCGTAACTGTTTACCATGCTGCTCTTAATGTTGAAACAGGCAACCTTGACGTTGGTAACATGACACTCAACTTCAGAGAGAACACAGCAACAAGCGGCGCTACAATAGGAGCAACAAAGTATGGTTCTTTTGACCTTCTTGTTGCGGGCGGCGGCGAAGCTGCAACCAGTACAACGAAACTCAAAGACATCGCAAGATTCACAACTGACGACGGCGTAAACATTTTTGCAGCCGGTCCTCAGGAACTGACTATCTTCGGTAACGGAAGCTCAGCTACCATCTACCTTGAAGGGGATGATACAGTCTCCGAATTTGAGAAAAAACTTACCAGTGCTATACTTGAACTCGGCATGGGTGCTACAGCCGGAACCAGTGATGAGTCCGCAACTGTAAACAACAACCTCGTGAACTATGTTTCAACAGGTGACGTGACCGACAATTCAAACGAAGCGCTTGCAGGTACTTTCGTAATCCAGACCGCACGTCTTGGCGACGACAGCAAACTGTCCTTCATCGGCGACCAGAACCTTATAAACGCCCTCTCTCTTGCTACTATACAGAAAGGAGAGAACAGTGAGACAACAATTAAAGTTACTGACGCTCACACAGGCAAGTTCATAGGTTCCGACTCCGTTAACGACTCAACCCTCAGAGGAGTAATTCAGGGTGTTGACGTTAAGATAGACAGCGATGTCGGCGTAAGCATAAGCTGGAACTCCACTAAGAAAACAATGGAGTTCTCCGCAACAGGCGAAAGCAAAGACATCAAGCTTCACCTTGTTGACAACGCCATGAAAATGCAGATAGGTGCTAACGAAGGCCAGACTATCCTTGCGAACATACCGCAGGTTAACACTGCTGCCCTCGGTATAGACGATGTTCTGATGGTTGATCAGGATCTTGCCCAGAGCTCAATCACCAAGCTTGACAAAGCTCTGGAAACAGTGTCCGGCGTGAGAGCCACAATAGGTGCTCAGATCAACAGGCTTGAATACACCATGACAGGCCTCGACACTACAAGAGAAAACCTGACAGCAGCAGAATCAAGGATACGTGACCTTGACATAGCAGACGAGATGGCTAAGTTCACTAAGAACCAGATTCTTATGCAGTCAAACATCGGTATGCTTGCTCAGGCAAACAGCCTTCCGCAGATGGCTCTTTCACTTCTCGGTTAA
- the rpmB gene encoding 50S ribosomal protein L28 yields the protein MARRCEVCGKGPMFGHNISHAHNVTRRVFLPNVHKMRVIEDGQVVRKKVCTKCLKAGKVQKA from the coding sequence ATGGCCAGAAGATGTGAGGTTTGCGGTAAAGGACCGATGTTCGGTCACAACATAAGCCACGCTCACAACGTTACAAGAAGGGTTTTCCTTCCTAACGTGCACAAGATGAGAGTTATTGAAGACGGACAGGTTGTCAGAAAAAAAGTCTGCACAAAATGCCTTAAAGCAGGCAAAGTTCAGAAAGCCTAA
- a CDS encoding AEC family transporter, producing MSEIFFLVLPVFIVLATGNLLKRMKIVDDRFIASSNTLIFKVTLPALLFLSISRSNLKAVFDWRLVAIIFASVFLVAVLSFITAKILRLSPDITGTFAMNNFRGNYANMGLPVFFYVFGQEGLMYASVLMAFIVPYVSMLAIIGLSLTSGDRTKIAPMMKNAVLNPLAIACMGGLLYSYIGIPMPAFINKSISIISDVTLPLALFCVGSTITLESMKNDFFLSSLSSFFKMLVGPAIAFFMLKAWGIEMTIGAKALVVLLSSPSGTVNYVFAAAMGGNTRLTASTIVTTHSFSILTFIMWIMIVGV from the coding sequence ATGAGCGAAATTTTCTTTCTCGTGCTTCCGGTTTTTATAGTGCTTGCAACCGGAAACCTGCTTAAAAGAATGAAGATAGTTGACGACAGGTTCATAGCCTCGTCCAATACGCTTATCTTCAAGGTCACACTCCCCGCACTTCTTTTTCTCAGCATTTCCCGCTCAAACCTCAAGGCTGTGTTTGACTGGCGGCTTGTGGCAATAATTTTCGCATCTGTCTTCCTTGTTGCCGTTCTGAGCTTTATCACGGCAAAAATCCTCCGCCTCAGCCCGGATATAACAGGCACATTCGCCATGAACAACTTCCGCGGCAATTACGCGAACATGGGGCTGCCCGTGTTCTTTTATGTCTTCGGGCAGGAAGGACTTATGTACGCCAGTGTCCTCATGGCGTTCATTGTGCCTTATGTAAGCATGCTGGCGATAATCGGCCTCAGCCTCACCTCCGGCGACAGAACCAAGATAGCCCCCATGATGAAAAACGCGGTGCTGAACCCCCTCGCCATTGCCTGTATGGGCGGACTGCTCTATTCATACATCGGCATACCCATGCCCGCATTCATCAACAAGTCCATCTCCATTATCAGTGACGTTACGCTCCCCCTCGCACTGTTCTGCGTGGGCTCCACAATCACGCTGGAATCAATGAAGAATGACTTTTTCCTCAGCTCCCTGAGCTCGTTCTTCAAAATGCTCGTCGGACCCGCCATAGCCTTCTTCATGCTGAAAGCATGGGGGATTGAGATGACCATCGGCGCTAAGGCACTAGTGGTTCTGCTCTCCTCCCCTTCCGGAACGGTAAACTACGTGTTCGCCGCAGCAATGGGGGGTAACACACGCCTCACCGCAAGCACCATAGTCACCACACACAGCTTCTCTATCCTCACATTCATCATGTGGATTATGATAGTCGGCGTATAG
- a CDS encoding DUF167 domain-containing protein, whose protein sequence is MKFHVYIQPGAKKSGYAGEFDGKAKIKVAAPPVEGAANEAVVQFFAKALKLPKSSVRICAGGLSRHKTIEIDADLTDGDVLEAIRRLS, encoded by the coding sequence ATGAAATTTCATGTTTATATCCAGCCCGGCGCGAAGAAGAGCGGGTATGCCGGGGAGTTTGACGGAAAGGCGAAGATAAAGGTCGCAGCACCGCCTGTTGAGGGTGCGGCGAATGAGGCGGTGGTTCAGTTTTTCGCTAAGGCGCTGAAGCTGCCCAAGTCATCGGTGAGGATATGCGCGGGCGGGCTTTCACGGCATAAGACCATTGAGATAGATGCTGATTTGACTGACGGGGATGTTCTGGAGGCTATACGCCGACTATCATAA
- the recJ gene encoding single-stranded-DNA-specific exonuclease RecJ, which yields MIKRLSTEMLLNPNSFETYMSSKYKWIYKRADTLPHLEVLRRIGVPDCLCEVFVKKHLTDDSTIECFLETPLRELNSPFNLKGMKIAVERIRIALAKGERICIYGDYDVDGVTSVSLMFLFLTEIGANADYYIPNRLEEGYGLNCEAMDEIASRGTKLIITVDCGINAVNEVAYAASLGMDVIVTDHHQPAEVMPEKALCIINPLQPGDNYEFKELAGVGVAFKLVMGLRYYLREQGCFGKGAPNIKKYLDLVTLGTVADVVPIVGENRIFVRHGLELLSQKSTRPGVSELKKITGLDGSRVGTSQVGFALAPRINAVGRMGSSDKGLRLLITDNRDEARYLARELDQENRYRQTIEREIILESYHMIETEQLNERYKGLVLYSESWHQGVIGIVASRVVEKFHKPTIIITSENGVGKGSARSIPAFHLYEGLKKVESLLITFGGHKYAAGLKVQMDNISELREKFNEAVDTLLSENDYIPELVIDAFLEPEDVNKELLGWLDRMQPFGAGNKEPVFCMRNLRKSQPFSYVGKEKTHLKIYLEKNGRVFDCIGYNMKDSEEMLSSSSSFDIVFTPVLNGWYGGKFIQLNLKDIRPADENI from the coding sequence TTGATTAAACGTCTGAGCACGGAGATGCTTTTGAACCCGAACAGTTTTGAAACCTACATGAGTTCTAAGTATAAGTGGATCTACAAAAGGGCGGATACTCTTCCGCACCTTGAGGTTCTGCGAAGAATCGGGGTTCCGGACTGTCTCTGCGAAGTCTTTGTCAAAAAACATCTTACTGATGACTCAACCATAGAATGCTTTCTGGAAACACCCCTTCGGGAGCTCAACAGCCCCTTTAACCTTAAGGGGATGAAAATCGCTGTGGAGCGTATACGCATTGCCCTGGCAAAGGGTGAGCGGATATGCATTTACGGTGATTATGATGTGGACGGCGTTACCTCTGTTTCGCTGATGTTCCTTTTCCTGACCGAAATAGGAGCTAATGCGGATTACTATATTCCCAACAGGCTTGAGGAGGGCTACGGCCTCAACTGCGAAGCCATGGACGAGATAGCCTCAAGGGGAACCAAACTCATAATAACAGTGGACTGCGGCATAAACGCCGTGAATGAGGTGGCCTATGCCGCCTCTCTCGGAATGGATGTCATAGTAACTGACCACCATCAGCCCGCTGAGGTCATGCCTGAAAAAGCCTTGTGTATAATCAACCCTCTCCAGCCCGGAGATAATTACGAGTTTAAAGAGCTTGCCGGGGTAGGTGTAGCTTTCAAACTTGTAATGGGTCTGCGCTACTACCTGCGGGAACAGGGGTGCTTCGGCAAGGGCGCTCCTAACATAAAAAAATACCTTGATCTTGTAACCCTCGGCACTGTGGCGGATGTTGTGCCCATTGTGGGGGAGAACAGAATTTTTGTACGCCACGGGCTTGAGCTTCTGTCTCAGAAATCCACAAGGCCGGGTGTCAGCGAGCTTAAAAAAATCACCGGACTGGACGGCTCCCGCGTGGGTACGTCACAGGTGGGTTTTGCCCTTGCGCCGCGCATAAATGCCGTGGGCAGAATGGGCAGCAGCGACAAAGGGCTCCGTCTTCTCATAACAGATAACAGGGATGAAGCACGTTACCTCGCCCGCGAGCTTGATCAGGAGAACAGATACCGCCAGACCATAGAGCGAGAAATTATCCTTGAGTCATACCACATGATAGAAACAGAGCAGCTTAACGAGAGATACAAAGGGCTTGTGCTCTACTCCGAAAGCTGGCATCAGGGCGTGATAGGGATAGTCGCCTCAAGGGTGGTGGAAAAATTTCATAAACCCACCATCATAATCACTTCCGAAAACGGTGTGGGCAAAGGCTCCGCCCGCAGTATTCCCGCATTTCATCTTTATGAAGGGCTCAAAAAGGTCGAGAGCCTGCTCATAACCTTCGGCGGGCATAAATACGCCGCCGGGCTCAAGGTTCAGATGGATAATATTTCCGAATTGAGAGAAAAATTCAACGAAGCTGTTGACACTTTGCTTTCTGAGAATGATTATATACCGGAGCTGGTTATTGACGCTTTTCTGGAACCGGAGGACGTTAATAAGGAACTCCTCGGCTGGCTGGACAGGATGCAGCCTTTCGGAGCGGGCAATAAGGAGCCCGTGTTCTGTATGAGGAATCTGAGGAAATCCCAGCCCTTCTCCTACGTGGGCAAGGAGAAAACACATCTTAAGATATATCTTGAGAAAAACGGCAGAGTATTTGACTGCATAGGCTATAACATGAAGGATTCTGAGGAGATGCTAAGTTCCTCCAGCTCATTTGATATAGTTTTCACCCCCGTTCTCAACGGGTGGTACGGCGGCAAGTTCATTCAGCTTAATCTCAAGGATATTCGCCCCGCGGATGAAAATATATGA
- the argJ gene encoding bifunctional glutamate N-acetyltransferase/amino-acid acetyltransferase ArgJ — translation MEHIKGAGVCAPLGFSASSAVADIKGNGRGRKDMALLYSEVPFNAAAVFTSNKFCAAPVIHGRELIGKKGKFSAIVVNSGNANACTGEKGLAACGEITKSFASELGIDERAVLISSTGVIGVQLPAGKMTAKAAELIDELDSSNSNEFAEAIMTTDAVKKEYAVLVETQNGAYVVAGAAKGAGMIAPSMATMLGFITTDAAVKTDALQEALNYAVADSFNCITVDGDMSTNDTVFLFANGMSGIIPNREEFFEAVKTVCVELAKMIVRDGEGATKFCTFKVVNAATEEDAKKCAFALANSPLVKTMLHGEDPNWGRIFATVGACGIACRQDNVDLYFEDLKYATNGVIVDYALEPKAAAIMKKKDIEITVDLKEGSASKTVYTCDFTKEYISINADYRS, via the coding sequence ATGGAACATATAAAAGGCGCAGGAGTATGCGCACCTTTGGGATTTTCGGCATCGAGTGCGGTTGCGGATATTAAGGGGAACGGCAGGGGGAGGAAGGACATGGCTCTTCTTTATTCCGAGGTTCCGTTTAATGCGGCGGCTGTTTTCACATCCAACAAATTTTGTGCTGCTCCGGTTATTCATGGGCGGGAGCTTATCGGGAAGAAGGGTAAATTCAGCGCGATAGTTGTAAACAGCGGCAACGCCAATGCCTGTACAGGTGAGAAGGGGCTTGCGGCCTGCGGTGAGATAACGAAGTCTTTTGCCTCTGAGCTTGGGATTGATGAAAGGGCTGTGCTTATTTCGTCCACGGGTGTAATCGGCGTTCAGCTTCCTGCGGGAAAAATGACGGCTAAGGCGGCTGAGCTGATAGACGAGCTTGATTCCTCAAACTCGAATGAGTTTGCGGAAGCGATCATGACTACTGATGCGGTGAAAAAGGAATATGCCGTGCTGGTGGAGACGCAGAACGGCGCTTATGTTGTTGCGGGTGCGGCGAAGGGTGCGGGGATGATTGCCCCGTCCATGGCCACTATGCTCGGCTTTATCACAACAGATGCGGCGGTGAAGACAGACGCATTGCAGGAAGCGCTGAATTACGCAGTGGCTGACAGCTTCAACTGCATCACCGTTGACGGGGACATGAGCACCAATGATACGGTATTCCTGTTTGCAAACGGCATGAGCGGCATCATCCCTAACAGGGAGGAGTTCTTCGAGGCGGTGAAGACCGTGTGTGTTGAACTTGCAAAAATGATCGTGAGGGACGGCGAAGGCGCTACCAAGTTCTGCACGTTTAAGGTCGTGAACGCGGCAACAGAAGAGGATGCGAAGAAGTGTGCCTTTGCCCTTGCCAATTCGCCTCTGGTGAAAACCATGCTCCACGGGGAAGACCCGAACTGGGGAAGAATTTTCGCAACGGTGGGTGCATGCGGCATAGCGTGCAGACAGGACAATGTTGATCTGTATTTTGAAGACCTGAAATATGCGACAAACGGCGTGATAGTGGACTATGCCCTTGAACCGAAGGCTGCTGCGATCATGAAAAAGAAGGATATAGAGATCACTGTGGATCTGAAAGAGGGCTCGGCTTCGAAAACGGTTTACACCTGCGACTTCACGAAGGAGTACATATCCATCAACGCGGATTACAGAAGCTAG
- the argC gene encoding N-acetyl-gamma-glutamyl-phosphate reductase gives MKIGIIGATGYTGFELVKILAKHPEFEITALTSTTLAGTPYSSVYPQLRGVVDNIIEADDYEKCAQKIDAVFLCLPHTASQEAAAFFLSKGKKVADLSADFRLGSKDLYEFVYKVPHKKEELFAEAVYGMPEIFGEQLKTAKLAAIPGCYPTSVIMPLFPLLKEGLIDGEFIVADSKSGITGAGKTPSEKTHFCNVQENFQAYGVLSHRHNPEINFILGKAGKPVDVTFTPHLAPINKGIESTIYARSHTDIFQLAECLKTFYKGRRFVRILDFGNVAATANVRDTNFIDIALFKKADKLVITSAIDNLVKGASGAAVQTMNVMCGLDETTGLI, from the coding sequence TTGAAAATCGGAATTATCGGAGCCACCGGGTACACCGGATTTGAACTGGTGAAAATTCTTGCGAAACACCCTGAATTTGAAATAACGGCACTTACCAGCACCACCCTTGCAGGTACGCCCTATTCCTCAGTTTATCCCCAGCTCCGAGGCGTTGTCGATAACATCATAGAAGCCGATGACTATGAAAAATGCGCTCAGAAAATCGATGCGGTATTCCTCTGCCTGCCCCACACGGCAAGTCAGGAAGCGGCTGCCTTCTTCCTCTCCAAAGGGAAAAAAGTAGCTGACCTCAGCGCCGATTTCAGGCTGGGTAGCAAAGACCTGTACGAGTTTGTGTACAAAGTGCCACACAAAAAAGAGGAACTCTTCGCAGAAGCCGTTTACGGCATGCCCGAAATATTTGGTGAGCAGCTTAAAACCGCAAAACTGGCAGCCATACCCGGCTGTTATCCCACTTCAGTGATTATGCCCCTGTTTCCCCTTCTGAAAGAAGGACTTATAGACGGAGAGTTCATAGTTGCGGACAGCAAATCCGGCATAACCGGCGCAGGCAAGACACCCTCAGAAAAAACACACTTCTGCAATGTGCAGGAAAACTTTCAGGCATACGGCGTACTCAGCCACAGGCACAACCCCGAAATTAACTTCATTCTCGGCAAAGCGGGCAAACCCGTGGACGTAACCTTCACACCCCACCTCGCACCTATAAATAAAGGTATCGAAAGCACCATATACGCACGGTCACACACAGATATATTCCAACTCGCTGAATGCCTCAAAACATTCTACAAAGGCAGGAGATTCGTCCGAATACTCGACTTCGGGAACGTCGCCGCCACAGCAAATGTCCGCGATACCAACTTCATAGACATCGCACTGTTTAAAAAAGCAGATAAACTCGTCATTACCTCCGCCATTGATAACCTCGTGAAAGGCGCAAGCGGAGCCGCAGTGCAGACCATGAACGTAATGTGCGGACTGGATGAAACAACAGGACTGATATAA